One window from the genome of Pseudomonadota bacterium encodes:
- the mgtE gene encoding magnesium transporter, translated as MTIALPDDDNEDLTSRQDEIRHAVQRGNSRTALAIVTGHHPADIAELLDLLPGPDRQQLVEWLRPRFDPEILAYLAPEVRDEVVSQLNPQELAEALGELESDDAVGVLEEIAPGERAEILAQMPEDTRQAVEEGLVWPEYSAGRLMQRDFVGLPSSWTVGQTLKWLQDRGEDLPEGLHEIFTTDSHGRLEGAVPLAHLLRSAPARPLEGIMIRDVSTFSPATGQEEVAFMFRKYGLVSAPVVDSNGHILGVITVDDALEVIEEEAQDDILRLAGVGQSDIHLSLRQTVTSRLRWLAVTLLNTVTASLVIAQFADTIEKIVVLAVLMPIVAAMGGNAGMQAVTVMVRGLAMRDVQKANALRLVGKEAVIGMINGVAFAVILGGLAAVWFHDIRVAGVLALAMTCNMIWAGLAGTIIPLTLDRMGIDPAVAAGPFLTTTTDVLGFLLFLGLATLLLL; from the coding sequence ATGACCATCGCGCTTCCCGATGATGACAACGAGGATCTGACGTCCCGCCAGGACGAGATCCGGCACGCTGTCCAGCGAGGCAATTCCCGCACGGCCCTGGCCATTGTTACTGGTCATCATCCCGCAGACATTGCCGAACTTCTGGACCTGCTGCCTGGGCCGGACCGCCAGCAGCTGGTGGAATGGTTGCGGCCCCGCTTTGATCCGGAGATCCTGGCGTACCTGGCCCCCGAGGTGCGGGACGAGGTGGTCAGCCAGCTGAACCCGCAGGAGCTGGCCGAGGCGCTGGGAGAGCTGGAATCAGACGATGCCGTCGGTGTCCTGGAGGAAATCGCGCCCGGGGAACGGGCGGAAATCCTGGCCCAGATGCCCGAGGATACCCGCCAGGCGGTCGAGGAAGGCCTGGTCTGGCCGGAATACAGCGCTGGCCGTCTGATGCAGCGCGATTTTGTGGGTCTGCCTTCGTCCTGGACGGTCGGGCAGACCCTGAAATGGCTGCAGGACAGGGGAGAAGACCTTCCGGAAGGGCTCCATGAAATCTTCACTACCGACAGCCATGGCCGGCTGGAAGGCGCTGTGCCCCTGGCGCACCTGCTGCGGTCTGCGCCCGCACGTCCTCTGGAAGGGATAATGATCCGCGATGTCAGCACATTTTCTCCCGCCACGGGGCAGGAGGAGGTGGCTTTCATGTTCCGCAAGTATGGCCTTGTGTCAGCGCCTGTGGTGGACAGCAACGGCCACATCCTGGGAGTCATCACGGTTGACGACGCGCTGGAAGTGATAGAAGAGGAAGCGCAGGACGACATCCTGCGACTGGCCGGTGTGGGGCAGAGCGACATCCACCTGTCCCTGCGCCAGACGGTGACCAGCCGTCTGCGCTGGCTGGCGGTGACCCTGCTCAACACGGTCACCGCGTCGCTGGTCATCGCGCAGTTCGCGGATACCATCGAAAAGATCGTCGTGCTGGCTGTCCTGATGCCCATCGTGGCCGCCATGGGGGGCAATGCGGGCATGCAGGCGGTGACTGTGATGGTCCGCGGTCTGGCCATGCGGGACGTGCAGAAGGCCAACGCCCTGCGCCTGGTGGGCAAGGAAGCGGTGATCGGCATGATCAACGGCGTGGCCTTCGCGGTGATCCTGGGAGGTCTTGCGGCGGTGTGGTTCCATGATATCCGCGTGGCCGGAGTCCTGGCGCTGGCCATGACCTGCAATATGATCTGGGCCGGTCTTGCGGGGACCATCATCCCCCTGACCCTGGACCGCATGGGCATAGACCCTGCCGTGGCCGCCGGCCCATTTCTGACCACCACCACAGACGTGCTGGGATTCCTGCTGTTTCTGGGCCTGGCGACCTTGTTGCTGCTTTAG
- a CDS encoding BrnA antitoxin family protein encodes MKGNRKDTRGTWTDPDDAPELTDEWFEKATLMQGNRVVRRGRPKLPVTKTLVSLRLDADVLEGFRATGARWQSRINQVLRRHLLHDRKE; translated from the coding sequence ATGAAAGGGAACAGGAAAGATACGCGCGGCACCTGGACTGATCCGGATGACGCGCCGGAATTGACGGACGAATGGTTTGAAAAAGCCACACTGATGCAGGGAAACAGGGTTGTCCGGCGCGGGCGTCCGAAACTGCCGGTGACGAAAACTCTGGTTTCGCTGAGGCTCGATGCCGACGTGCTGGAGGGTTTCCGGGCCACCGGCGCCAGATGGCAGTCACGGATCAACCAGGTTCTGCGCAGGCATCTTCTTCATGACCGCAAGGAATAA
- a CDS encoding ATP phosphoribosyltransferase regulatory subunit has protein sequence MIKPRTPPGVMELLPRDQIAFQRLLDTIRRNFERFGFLPVETPVMELSEVLLTKSGGETERQVYFVQSTGALEKSHDKSAGEGMPELALRFDLTVPLARYVAEHEHDLAFPFRRYQMQRVYRGERAQR, from the coding sequence TTGATCAAGCCGCGCACCCCGCCTGGCGTCATGGAACTGCTCCCTCGGGATCAGATCGCCTTCCAGCGCCTGCTCGACACCATCCGGCGCAATTTCGAGCGTTTCGGCTTCCTGCCGGTGGAAACGCCGGTGATGGAGCTGTCCGAGGTGCTGCTGACCAAGTCCGGCGGCGAGACCGAACGGCAGGTGTATTTCGTCCAGTCGACCGGGGCGCTCGAGAAGTCACACGACAAGAGCGCGGGCGAGGGCATGCCCGAACTGGCGTTGCGCTTCGACCTGACCGTGCCGCTCGCGCGTTACGTCGCCGAACACGAGCACGACCTCGCATTCCCGTTCCGCCGCTATCAGATGCAGCGCGTGTATCGCGGCGAGCGCGCCCAACG
- the htpX gene encoding zinc metalloprotease HtpX yields MNLLKTAVLLAGLTALFGWLGFALGGKGGMIMALALAGVMNIVSFWFSDKIVLGMYGARQIHDGPVYRMTEDLARKAGLPTPRVFIIDNPQPNAFATGRSPRHAAVAVHTGLLDILTPRETAAVIAHELAHVKNRDTLTMTVTATVAGAISMLANLAIFMPLGRSDGNGRGGNPLLALVAMLLAPVAAMLVQMAISRTREYSADRKGAEICGDPLALADALEKLERGSMRILNRRAEANPATAHMFIVNPLHGQRMDSLFSTHPRIQNRVRALRDMDGTFSPPVAGPWGSVPS; encoded by the coding sequence GTGAACCTTCTGAAAACCGCTGTTCTTCTGGCCGGGCTGACAGCCCTGTTCGGATGGCTCGGCTTTGCCCTGGGGGGCAAGGGGGGAATGATCATGGCGCTGGCCCTGGCCGGGGTGATGAATATTGTCTCGTTCTGGTTCTCGGACAAAATCGTGCTGGGCATGTACGGCGCCCGCCAGATCCATGACGGCCCTGTATACCGGATGACAGAAGATCTGGCGCGGAAGGCCGGCCTGCCCACGCCGCGGGTGTTCATCATTGACAATCCGCAGCCCAACGCCTTTGCCACCGGGCGCAGCCCCCGCCACGCCGCCGTAGCTGTCCATACAGGCCTTCTGGACATTCTCACCCCGCGGGAAACAGCAGCTGTCATTGCCCATGAACTGGCCCACGTGAAAAACCGCGACACCCTGACCATGACCGTCACCGCCACGGTGGCCGGCGCCATTTCCATGCTGGCCAACCTGGCCATCTTCATGCCCTTGGGCAGAAGCGACGGGAATGGCCGGGGCGGCAATCCCCTTCTGGCGCTGGTGGCCATGTTGCTGGCCCCTGTGGCCGCCATGCTGGTGCAGATGGCCATCTCCCGCACCCGGGAATACAGCGCGGACCGTAAGGGCGCTGAAATCTGTGGCGATCCGCTGGCCCTGGCTGACGCCCTGGAAAAGCTGGAACGGGGCAGCATGCGCATCCTCAACCGCCGCGCCGAGGCCAATCCTGCCACGGCCCACATGTTCATCGTCAATCCCCTGCACGGCCAGCGCATGGACAGCCTGTTCTCCACTCATCCCCGGATCCAGAACAGGGTCAGGGCCCTGAGGGACATGGATGGCACGTTTTCACCCCCGGTGGCGGGTCCGTGGGGGAGCGTTCCCTCCTAA
- a CDS encoding BrnT family toxin, producing the protein MKITFDAGKQDRTLQEHGLDFADAGEIFSGKFFTAEDVRQNYGEIRFVSVGRLGGRTVVVVWTPRGDAHHIISMRKANEREQERYARHLD; encoded by the coding sequence ATGAAGATAACCTTCGACGCCGGCAAGCAGGACAGGACCCTGCAGGAGCATGGTCTGGATTTTGCCGATGCCGGTGAGATCTTCTCCGGAAAGTTCTTCACTGCTGAAGATGTCAGGCAGAATTACGGAGAGATCAGGTTTGTCAGTGTCGGTCGCCTGGGGGGACGGACGGTCGTCGTAGTCTGGACTCCCCGCGGTGATGCCCACCATATCATATCGATGAGGAAGGCCAATGAAAGGGAACAGGAAAGATACGCGCGGCACCTGGACTGA